A genomic region of Eucalyptus grandis isolate ANBG69807.140 chromosome 5, ASM1654582v1, whole genome shotgun sequence contains the following coding sequences:
- the LOC120293674 gene encoding vegetative cell wall protein gp1-like, giving the protein MLPTAAQPSTVALCLTHEPTASARASTRDAPAPTPVDPEPIDAPPPEPNPRSRRCPISSEPSPRAHVHAPRSTTALASLRPLHVAAAEPLHHPNEAAIVLIRDDPDAAPCSVVPQSLFCLATPPCRSTTPDAVAPKTSDKMSLLNPTPCFPESKPCNAAATAGSALPAIKSSSTALPSPPSIQQPVTQHCRRVCQPPSETPLR; this is encoded by the coding sequence ATGCTCCCCACAGCAGCTCAACCCAGCACCGTCGCGCTCTGTCTCACCCACGAGCCCACCGCCTCTGCTCGAGCCTCCACCCGCGACGCTCCTGCCCCGACGCCAGTAGATCCCGAGCCAATCGACGCGCCTCCGCCAGAGCCAAACCCGCGAAGTCGTCGCTGTCCCATCTCGTCGGAACCCTCGCCGCGAGCCCACGTCCATGCACCACGCAGCACCACTGCGCTCGCATCGTTGCGTCCCCTGCACGTCGCTGCTGCCGAGCCGCTCCACCATCCCAACGAAGCCGCCATCGTGCTGATCCGTGACGATCCCGACGCAGCCCCCTGCTCCGTCGTGCCTCAGTCCCTGTTCTGCCTCGCCACTCCGCCTTGCCGATCCACAACGCCTGACGCCGTTGCCCCGAAGACCAGCGATAAGATGTCCCTGCTCAACCCGACGCCTTGCTTCCCGGAGTCGAAGCCCTGCAACGCTGCTGCTACCGCCGGATCTGCCTTGCCTGCAATCAAAAGCTCAAGCACCGCCTTGCCGTCGCCGCCCAGCATCCAGCAGCCCGTGACCCAGCACTGTCGCCGCGTCTGCCAGCCTCCGTCCGAAACCCCTCTCCGATGA